In a single window of the Flavivirga spongiicola genome:
- the feoB gene encoding ferrous iron transport protein B, producing MSKQINVALIGNPNTGKTSVFNALTGLNQKVGNYPGITVEKKEGICKLPRGVKAHIIDLPGTYSLNASSLDENVVIELLLNKNDKDFPDIAVVVSDVENLKRNLLLFTQIKDLEIPTLLVINMADRMNYKGISLDIDYLEEHLQTKIALISTRKNEGIDNLKNLIANFKDLSVTPCLNASEIDQDYFGNLRKTFPNQLLYKLWLVITQDVNFGKTDRNEIDAVANFKTKSKSDLKRLQQKETIKRYQFINNVLKKGQTIDVSQAKDLRTKLDRILTHKVWGYAIFFVILLTIFQAIYDWSGVPMDFIDNVFASLSEWVKTMLPNGAFTNLLAEGIIPGLGGIVIFIPQIAFLFLFIAVLEESGYMSRVVFLMDRVMRRFGLSGKSVVPLISGTACAIPAIMATRNIESWKERLITILVTPFTTCSARLPVYLIIIELVIPEGRFIGLGYQPLTLMLLYLIGFGSAVFSAYLLNKVLKIKSKTFFVVEMPNYKLPLFKNVGLTVIEKTKAFIFGAGKIILAISIVIWVLGSIGINSNYSNAKEIVNDGISKNGFNNIQAFSLQNKQERYEHSLIEDYDNITETQISDSIAYKTPLFKKAVINDEIASLKLENSVLGYIGKVVEPAIKPLGYDWKIGIAIVSSFAAREVFISTLSTIYSVGSEIEDDENKTIRAKMQSERHQLTNKAVFTFASGISLLLFYAFAMQCMSTLAIVKKETNSWKWPVLQLVIMTTFAYIVALIAFQFLK from the coding sequence ATGAGTAAGCAAATAAATGTCGCCTTAATTGGCAATCCAAATACGGGAAAAACATCCGTTTTCAATGCACTAACAGGATTAAACCAAAAAGTTGGTAATTATCCAGGTATAACCGTTGAAAAAAAGGAAGGGATATGCAAACTACCTCGAGGTGTTAAAGCTCATATTATTGATTTACCTGGAACTTACAGCCTGAACGCTTCTTCTCTTGATGAAAACGTGGTTATAGAGCTGCTCTTAAATAAAAATGATAAAGATTTTCCAGATATAGCAGTCGTTGTAAGTGATGTCGAGAATTTAAAACGAAATCTTTTATTATTTACACAAATTAAAGATTTAGAAATTCCTACACTTCTTGTTATTAACATGGCAGATAGGATGAATTACAAGGGTATTTCTTTGGATATTGATTATTTAGAAGAACATCTTCAAACCAAAATTGCTTTAATAAGCACAAGAAAAAATGAAGGTATTGATAATTTAAAAAATCTCATTGCTAATTTTAAAGACTTATCTGTAACGCCTTGTTTAAATGCTTCAGAGATAGATCAAGATTATTTTGGGAATTTACGTAAAACATTTCCTAACCAACTTTTATATAAACTTTGGTTAGTAATTACGCAAGATGTTAACTTCGGAAAAACAGATAGAAACGAAATTGATGCGGTTGCTAATTTTAAAACTAAAAGTAAAAGTGATTTAAAACGTTTACAGCAAAAGGAAACAATTAAACGCTATCAATTCATAAATAATGTTCTTAAAAAAGGACAAACAATTGATGTTTCTCAAGCCAAAGATTTACGAACAAAACTAGATCGTATTTTAACCCATAAGGTTTGGGGCTATGCAATTTTCTTTGTTATTCTCCTTACTATTTTTCAAGCAATTTATGACTGGTCCGGCGTACCAATGGATTTTATTGACAACGTTTTTGCATCATTAAGCGAATGGGTTAAAACCATGTTACCAAATGGCGCTTTCACAAATTTATTAGCAGAAGGTATTATTCCTGGCCTTGGAGGTATTGTTATTTTTATTCCACAAATTGCCTTTTTATTCTTATTTATAGCCGTGCTTGAAGAAAGTGGTTATATGAGTCGTGTTGTATTTTTAATGGATCGAGTGATGCGGCGTTTTGGTTTAAGTGGTAAAAGTGTCGTACCATTAATCTCAGGTACTGCTTGTGCCATTCCAGCAATTATGGCCACAAGAAATATTGAAAGCTGGAAAGAACGCTTAATCACTATTTTAGTAACGCCTTTTACAACTTGTTCTGCGAGATTGCCCGTTTATTTAATCATCATAGAATTGGTGATACCCGAAGGTCGTTTTATTGGTCTTGGTTATCAGCCTTTAACATTAATGTTGCTTTACTTAATTGGATTTGGGTCTGCAGTTTTCTCAGCTTACTTACTTAATAAAGTTCTAAAAATAAAAAGCAAAACTTTTTTTGTGGTTGAAATGCCCAATTACAAACTCCCTCTTTTCAAAAATGTAGGGCTTACGGTTATTGAAAAAACAAAAGCTTTTATTTTTGGTGCTGGAAAAATTATTTTAGCCATATCAATAGTTATTTGGGTATTAGGTTCTATAGGCATTAACTCGAACTATAGTAATGCAAAAGAGATTGTTAATGATGGAATTAGTAAAAATGGTTTCAATAACATTCAAGCATTTTCTTTACAAAATAAGCAGGAACGTTATGAACATAGTTTGATCGAAGATTATGATAATATCACAGAAACTCAAATTTCTGACTCCATAGCTTATAAAACACCTCTTTTCAAAAAAGCAGTCATTAATGACGAAATTGCTTCTCTTAAATTAGAGAACTCTGTTTTGGGGTATATTGGAAAAGTTGTAGAACCTGCAATTAAGCCTTTAGGATATGATTGGAAAATAGGGATCGCCATTGTGAGTTCGTTTGCAGCGCGGGAGGTTTTTATTAGTACTTTATCCACGATCTATAGTGTTGGAAGTGAAATAGAAGATGATGAAAACAAAACAATTCGTGCCAAAATGCAATCTGAAAGGCACCAATTAACAAATAAAGCTGTTTTTACTTTTGCTTCTGGTATTTCACTATTGTTATTCTACGCATTCGCTATGCAATGTATGAGTACTCTAGCTATTGTAAAAAAAGAAACCAACAGTTGGAAATGGCCTGTTTTACAATTGGTAATTATGACTACTTTTGCTTATATAGTAGCGTTAATTGCATTTCAATTTTTAAAATAA
- a CDS encoding FeoB-associated Cys-rich membrane protein: MNTIIQDILVFTAMALAVMFLIKKFFWKKSKPKKTCGGDDSCGCH, translated from the coding sequence ATGAACACCATCATTCAAGACATATTAGTTTTTACAGCAATGGCTTTAGCTGTTATGTTTTTGATTAAAAAATTCTTCTGGAAAAAATCAAAACCTAAAAAAACCTGTGGTGGAGATGACAGTTGTGGATGTCATTAA
- a CDS encoding metal-dependent transcriptional regulator, protein MITLTEENYIKAIYHLGKYGVNNVSTNAIAKEMETKASSVTDMVKKLSEKEYVDYKKYQGVTLTKKGKEIAINIVRKHRLWEVFLVEKLNFSWDEVHEVAEQLEHIKSKKLISQLDAFLEFPTHDPHGDPIPDKTGKIKKIDKILLSEAKIGNDCICVGVQDSSSDFLKYLDKNNIALGTELKICHREPFDNSITIKIKTKELIISNMIANNLFVKVS, encoded by the coding sequence ATGATAACCCTTACAGAAGAAAATTATATAAAAGCTATTTATCATCTTGGAAAGTACGGTGTTAATAATGTAAGCACGAATGCTATTGCCAAGGAGATGGAAACAAAAGCATCGTCTGTGACCGATATGGTTAAGAAACTTTCTGAAAAAGAGTATGTCGATTATAAAAAATATCAAGGAGTCACTTTAACTAAAAAAGGAAAAGAAATCGCTATTAATATTGTTAGAAAACACAGACTTTGGGAAGTGTTTTTGGTTGAGAAATTAAATTTTTCATGGGATGAGGTTCATGAAGTGGCGGAACAGTTAGAACATATAAAGTCTAAAAAATTAATTAGTCAGTTAGATGCATTTTTAGAATTTCCCACCCACGACCCACATGGAGACCCTATTCCGGACAAAACGGGTAAGATCAAAAAAATTGATAAAATTTTACTTTCTGAAGCGAAGATTGGAAATGATTGTATTTGTGTTGGGGTTCAGGATTCTTCCTCAGATTTTTTAAAGTATTTAGACAAAAATAATATTGCCCTGGGAACGGAATTGAAAATTTGTCACCGTGAACCTTTTGATAATTCTATCACAATAAAGATAAAAACAAAAGAGCTTATTATATCTAATATGATCGCCAATAATCTATTTGTAAAGGTTTCTTAA